TTCAACGACGTCTTTGGTGGTCCTCCTAAGTATGCGGAATCTCGTGGCGGCGGTGATGGTCGAATTAACTCTTCGTCTTCTGCATTTGGTTATGATTCCATTTTCAAGGACCAGAATGCTAAATACTCTTCTTTGCCGGTTTATGATAAGCCtgtttatgatgatgatatttTCGATGGATTGCCTGGCCTTAAAAGTTCGTCTGTGGGTCCTCAATCTGCTAAGTTTGATGATGTGTTTTCTTCGATCGGTCCTGCTTCTTCGACCAAGCTTAGGGCACAAAGCAACAGCTCGCCATTTGATGATCTGTTGGGAAATTTAGGTAAAAAGGAGACCGAGTCCAAGAGAGAGACCCCCAAAGTTGATAAGGATTCAGCTACTTTTGATGATTTGCTTCCTGGTTTTGGTCGCAGTAGCTCCCCTAGTATTAGCAGGTTAGCAGCTGTTGGTTTAGTACAAGTGGtttttcatttttcctttttttttttttttggttccaTGGGTTGACATTTTCTGTTGATACGTTAGCTAATTATGCGACAATCAATTTAAGTTACTTTTATTTCTTTGACTGTGTAATGTATGCCATTATTGATATCTGTTATAAATTTGCATACAAGTTCTTGCAGCAATCAAATGATCAAAACATCTTGCTTGACTCTAATAATTTCCGTGTAATTACTGCTAACTATGCAAATCGCATCTGTTAGCTTTGATTTGTAGTTTTACTTGAATCTAGCATGTGGTGACATTATAGTTACTTGCGTGGTTCAGTTCTTGATCTTAGTTCTATACTTATGATTGTAAAACTCTAATTATTTATGTCCACCATATAACAAATTGTGAAGTAATGGGGTTAGCAGGTTGAAATAGtgaaattgatataatgtttaCAGTTTTAGAAGGAAAGTTGCGTGCTATCCTGAATCCATCTTTCTATTGTTTCATTCTATAAGTTTCCTGTTGAGCTAAAGATAAGACTTTGAAATTTGGTGATAGAGCATTTTAGTATGGACTGGcaaaaaatggaaaaaagatGAGAAATGATAGTTTTTCTTTGGGAGGAGTGGCTTCTGCAGAAATGAATGCTCTTGGTTgtgtcatcatcatcatctcttTTTAATGTCTTAATAAACAAGCTTTCACTGATTTTGATGTACTAATTACTGTTTAGAAGAAACATGATTTGGGTTTGATATTCTGTACATATAATAAAGTTTAAGGAACCAACTTTTTTTATTACCTTTTCTGTTATGCTactaattttctttaaatttatatttagttcTTCTTAAAGCTACAAATACTAGCCATATCATTATGTGGACTCTTGGTtatgtttaataaataaaattttatgcacatttttgtttgtttatttcTGTTGGATTTGTTCATTAATCAGACTTGTTTGCTTGTGCCTTTTGTTCATGAAATATATCAGTTAACCTTTACTGCTTTGGGCAGGTCAACTTCAGAGTCTAGTCGCTCCCAGAAACCATCTTCAGATTCATCCAGGACAGCCTCCAGTATGATGGAAGACCCTTTTGTAGTGTTAGAGTCAACTTCAACCCATGCAACTTCGTCCTCGAGGTTGCATGTAGACCCATTGGAAGAAATTGGTAAATTCAGTAGTTCTGGCAACACAAAGGTTGATAATTCATCGGTCAATATGGGGGTTTTTGATGACATGGACTCCTTTGATAATCTTGGAAAATCTGTACCTCCAGTTTCACCTGGAGTCAACAGGAGAGGAAAAGATAGGAGCCCTATAAGAACTGGATCAAGCATGGGGGGCACTTATTCATCTGCTCATGAAGAGCCAGTTGATGAAAATCCTGTGGATGAAGCTGAAGGCCGTTCACAGAAGAAGATCCCTAAGGATGATTTCCAGGAATCACATGAAACCTTGTTTGATATGCCTCGTGTTGGTCAAAATGTATCATCTCCTTCATATGTGAATGCCAGTTCCAATGGGGTAAGTTCACCTCCAAGATATGAAGATATTGCAACATCACCAGATGATGTGTGGCTTACTGTGTCTGAAGTTCCTCTTTTCACTCAACCAACAAGTGCTCCACCCCCTTCAAGACCACCACCTCCTAGACCACCTCGGTTTCCAAAGTCAGAGACAGGttctttttcatcaagaaaCTCAAGAAAGAAGGTCAATGAATATTCCACTTCATACTCTGAGAGCCCAAGATCAGCTTATGCAGCAAGAAGCTCTGCGGCATCTCAAATAGATGAACTTGAAGATTTTGCAATGGGTAGAACCCGAAGCAATGTTAGTGAACATGCTGATGTTCTTTATGGGGAGGATGTGGATGCAAATGCATCTTCTGCTGCAGCATCTGCTGCTGCCATGAAAGAGGCCATGGATAAAGCAGAGGCTAAATTCAGGCAGATGAGAGAGAGGGAGTATCTAAAGGCTGCTAGAAGTAGAGAAACTGGTCAACTAGATAAAGAAATGCTAGAAGCTCAGCACAGAGAATTAAAAGAAAGGCAAGAGAGGCAACAAAGGGAAAGGGAGGAGGAAGAGAGAGAACAAAGAAGACTTGAGAAAGAGAGGGAAAGagaggagaaagaaagagaacaGAGGAGGcttgagagagaaagagagcggGCAAGGGAgattgagagagagagggaaAAGGCAAGACAAGCAGTTGAAAGGGCTACTAGGGAGGCACGTGAAAGAGCAGCTGTTGAAGCACGCctaagagctgaaagagctgcTGTAGAAAAAGTATCTGCTGAAGCTCGAGAGAGAGCAGAAAGGGCTGCAGTTCAGAGAGCACAAGCTGAAGCCCGTGAAAGGGCTGCAGCAGATGCAAGAGAAAGAGCAGAAAAAGCTGCTGCAGAAGCACGGGAAAGGGCAAATGCAGAAGCAAGAGAGAGAGCTGCAGTTGCAAGGGCTGAAGCTGATGCTAGACAGAGAGCTGAACGAGCTGCTGTTGAAAGAGCTGCAGCAGAGGCTCGAGAAAGGGCTGCAGCAGAAGCCCGAGAAAGAGCAGCAGCTGCAGCTAGAGCAAACCAACAAAAAACTGATAACCAACAGAGGAATGACAATGACCTTGAATCATTCTTTAGTTCTCGAGCAAGCAGTGCACCAAGGCCTAGGGCTACCTCTTCGGTTAGCCTCAGTTGTTATTAATATTTGTATCATGTTCACTGACTAGTTATATAAGTGATCTAAGGGCGGAAGCACAAACTATTTTGCAGGATCCTTTCTTTGATACCCAGAGTAAGGGAGGGTCTGAAGCTGCCAAAAGGACATCTGTTGGAGCTGTTTCAAGCATGAAGAAAGCATCTTCAGTTGCAAATATTGATGATGATCTATCTTCAATTTTTGGAGGTAGTTACATTTCTTAATTAGAAATTTAGAATGATTACTCATGAGCTTGTAAATCTTTATTGGCTAAACTACTTTTGCTTGAAAAAGCTCCTGCAACGTCTGGAGAGTTCCAACAGGTTGAAGGAGAAACTGAAGAGAGGCGAAGAGCTAGGTGGGAACGACATCAAAGGACTCAGGAGCGTGCGGTATGTTTTCTGATATTTGATTTGTGAGTTATGCCCAATGCTTGTTTCTAACTAACAACACACTAGCCTGGCATCTTTTAACTGTAACGTCTGTATATTCAGGCAAAAGCACTAGCTGAAAAGAATCAACGGGACCTTCAAGCTCAGATGGAACAAGCTGAGAGACATGTAAGTAGGGCAGTGGAACTTTGTTACGAATAACTGTCTTTGGTTTAGATATTCATAGGGTGAAAATGTGAATAAACTGATTAATTATGATGAAAACAATATTGGCACTATTGGTTTGAGGTAGGAGCCTGTTTCTTTAACAATCAATTTAAATTCAGAAAACATGTACGTTGGATGTGTACACTAAAGTAGTATACAAGATCTCAACAGAATTGACAATTTCAAAGAAATCTTGAAACAAGTCTCCATTCATCCAAGAGTGAAGTGGATGTATGCAATCATTTTCTATGCACCTTTACCTGGGTGTTTCTGTATTTTCAGAAGCCTCCAGTTTCTGACTTTGATAATATCCATTAGGCAGCCAAAGGAATAGCATTGCACATTGTTTTCCCTTGTACAAAGAGCACACCCCCTGAGCATTGTGTTCTATCTCTACGCTATGTATTTAATACCTGATTTACATCTATATCCTAGAGTTATATATCTGTAAATATGAAAATGTTGTGTGTCCCCCTTATATTCTACATATTAATGACTGCCTCATCAATCTAacaatttaaaaaactaaattttcttttttctttttttgggttATTGATGTGAGTATTTGTCCTCATTCACTCAAAGATTCAAGTGTATATCAACTAATTTGGTTGTGTGGTGTTGCCTGTGGGTTTTGGCATGAAATTCTCCTTTGTCTGATTTTTCAATTTTGTTTATTGTCATCACACTGATATTGATCCATGCTGATTTCAGAGAATTGCTGAAACACTTGATGTTGAGATCAAGCGTTGGGCTGCAGGGAAAGAGGGGAATCTACGTGCTTTGCTATCAACATTGCAATATGTGcgttcatattttttatatatttcatatcATATGCTTCATGGtattagtttaaataatattttctttaataatCCGTTTTAACTGTATCCTTTATTGCAATGGATACTTGCATAATTTATCCATTTTTTGTCACTTGGgaatttaaataattgtttATTTTGCATAGTTTTGAGATAGGCTGACATCTACTTTCTGATATGGCGTCAGAGGAATGTAGTTGAATATGTTGTGTGTGCTTGCATTGCCTTCTTTCTTGTCAATGATTTGCATAATAGAGTGTGGTTGTGCAGTCCAAATTCCATAGGGTGTTTAGTTCCATAATGAAGATGTTCTTTTTGAAATGCAGAAATATACAAATTATAACAAGaccattaattttataataatggaccaggatttttttattatggaaACATTTTATTTTGCAGTTACCCTTTTTGCTTACAGCAGTGTTTTGGGAAAATAAGTTTTGAAGGGGCTAACCAATTGGAAAGTCTCTCAGTAAAGGACCAGATCTCTTAGTTTTACTTCTGCTTCCCCTTCTATCTTCTAAACTGTTCTTTTTTAATGAATGTGACTGCAAGTCCTGAGCTTTTTTTCCTCGCTGCACCTTTCATTTAAGGCTTTTTTGTGGGATTGCAAACTGCTTTTTGCTATCTCTTGATGAGGATGTATGGTTTTTTGTTGGATGCAATTGATAGTTGATAGATATCCAAACACTGAACCGTGGTGTTTGGTAAATGTTTAAAAGAGTTGTTATTAGGCAACTGATGGGTGACTATCAACTGCATTTTATATAAGCTTTAATTATAGTTGTTTTTTATTAACTGTTAGCTGTtttgactttatttttattcaaaaaatattgtcttaaaattttttaattataatattctcTGTCTTCTATATTAAATTCTTACATCaataaattacttaaaactACATGACAtaatagataaatataaaaaattataactaataattaaattagttgtattattcattattataggataaaaaattatatgttaaaagttatattttaaatatatatatatatattgtataaCAATTTAATAGCTTTATATCTGTTGCAGTAATGAAATAACTTGACATATACTCATTAGTCATTTTACATATCAATGATAAcagttaaatataatttatcaaacaCTTGCGTTATATAAGCTAAAACCAATTATTAATTACAAACTAAAACCTAGCAGTTATTAGTTATCAACAAATACTATTGGCTGTATTTAATTGGTAAACCAATAAGCTCTTAGGCAATTAAGCTCAATAGCTggatcttaattttatttttgctcTGTTCTCTTTTCATGAATGCTTCTGCAAGTCTTGGAGTTGTTAATCCTTGCTGCATCTTTGAGTTAAATTCTTTATTGTGATTGCAAACTGCAATTTTACCGTCTTCAGGCAATTGAGCTTTATAGCAAGATCATAATTTATGTATGCTCCCCTTTTTTATCTTCTAAACTGTTCCCTTTTTATGAATGCTATTGCAAGTCCTGACTGCAGCTTTGATTTAAGTGTCTCTTTAGTGTAATCGCAAACTGCAGTTTTAGTGTTGTGAGGGCTTAGGTAATTGACTTttgtattattattgttattattattgaattCTCATCATGCTTCTGAATACATTTGGATATTGTTAgatttcttttcttctatttctgTGAGAGTATGGATGTGTAACTCTAGTGTGCGTGCATGTGCTTTTCCTGCAACCTATAAACCTTTGAACTTCTTATGGATGAGACAGATAAGAATGGTTAATTTGATTACCCTCTTTCTGGGAGTGGGAGGAACGTGAAGAGGGAGAGAAAATGGGGCTGTGGGACCCACATTTTAAGAACAAATTTGTTGACCCATTTTTCTCCTAATCTCGAACAGAGCTAATGTCTTTTCCTTCCTCTTATTATTGTTAAGTTATACCTTTGCCGAAATTTTGACTTAGCTATATGTAATTATAATAAAGTTGTTTCTTTTTTGGGTATTTGTGGTAAATTGCATCAATATTTTCAACGACTGCCCCTAAAATTTATTGCACAATGATCAGGTGCTATGGCCTGAATGCGGTTGGCAGCCTGTTTCCTTGACCGATTTGATTACTGCAGCTGCTGTTAAGAAAGTTTATAGAAAGGCAACTTTATGCATCCATCCTGATAAAGTCCAACAAAAAGGTGCCAATCTTCAACAAAAATATATTGCTGAGAAGGTGTTTGACTTGCTTAAGGTAGTGTTTATCTTGATGCTACAATGGAATTTTAGCCCTGGAATCATAGTTGTGTTTGTCATAACACTTGTGTATCTGGTTCATTCTCGGTTTCTTTTGTTGAATTAGGAAGCATGGAACAAGTTCAATTCTGAAGAGCTGTTTTGAATGCCTGTGGTGATATTTTGTTCCAAACTGCTTGTTTCGGCCATTACACTATCCACTGGGAGTGGAAATGCACAATTGTTCGAGCAAGATGAATTCTATCATCTGAAGTTGGTGTTGCAGCGTATCACTGATAAGCGCCAATAGGAGACTTTTCATTTGTAGCTATTGAGAAACCTGAAGGATGAAGTAGTCTCCTGTAACTTCAGGTGGCTGTACAATGATGTTTCTCGAGCATATGGCACCTGGAAACTGGAATTGCGTCCCCATGTAGAGTATCATCCTGCATACCCCATTTGCATTAGATGAGGGGGGCTTTTTTGTGTTAATTCTTTTTCTAcaattatacatatatttttttctttgtgGGTTTTTCCTTTTGGTGGTAGAGCATGGCATTTGAGTGGATACAAATATGTTACGGATATCAAAATGACCTTACTTGGCTTTGTATGATTGTTGGTCTGCTAAACTCTGAGCTGTATGTTTCGTacttcaatatatttttttcacttgATTTCTTGTTGGTTGTTGCTGCTGTTGCCCGCAAAATTTGTGTTGTGCGTATAAGAATTATCTATTGAGCTTAATTTTGCACCTTTTTAATTTTTCGGCTGTCGATAAATTCGCACCTTTTTCAATAATGGACCCATCTAAAATTCCGTCCCTCAGGTGGGCTTTATCTGAAAAGGAACACCCCGAATGTACCTCTTTGGGGAAGCTCAAGTTAATTCACCAAGTATAGGTTTGGTATGAAGTAATGCAAACTGTAGAGCAATGCAATGCACCGTTGATTATATTCCTATGTTTGTTATGCAAAATAAAATACAAGTAATCTGATataaaaaaagtttttattttaatatgaattttCTTGTAGTAACAATAATTAATGGTAATGAAGCAATAGTGGTAATgatgaaaaataaatgaaacaaattaaaatatcaaaataagtaATCCTAATTATGTAGTATAATGTATactacataatttttattactaaATTACCAAAAGTAACCTAAGAATAAGCATTTTGTTAGTTTATGAGCGATTTTAGACTCAAATGGATTATCTGAATTTCTAAAAATGTACCACCAAAACGAGCCAAGTAGGCGTGGAAACGACAATAAACGAAAACCAATTGTTATATTCTGGTTCGTTATTTATTCTGGCACTACTCGGGCAAGGCAGAAAGATATAAGCATGCAGCAAAaaagagaaggaaaaagaaaggaTTAAAAATGAACAGGATATTCTAAAATTCACTCTCGATAAATGCTAATGAAAGAAACatgaaaaatgaataaatagaGACGAGTTGGTAGTCGtgcaaaaaaatttaatagttatttaCCGATTCTATTTCTTTCTTCGAGTAGTATGAGAAAAAGAATCTACATTACAACCTCGAAAATTTTGCAAACCTCACAGTGGATGTATAATGCAGTTAAACCAAATCTAGTTTCGATACAAAACTTGGGTCTCAATTTACAGCCACGATCAAGATGTTCTGTATGGGCTTCTGCCAACCGAGTCGTCAGTATGTCCAAATTAACCTGCAAATGCCAACCAAACTACAGATTAATTATCCACGGTGATACTAACACTCTCGTGAATTTCAGTTGCACAGCTATGTCATCTATTCAATTCTTTTTCACCAAAGTATGCAGCCTTGAAGAATAACACCGGAAGTAAGAATTTATTAGAAGATATCTAAACTAAAAATGAAGCAGGATAGAACAAGAACCAGCAACTAGCAGGATATTATGCATTACTTGTTTGAAAAAAAAGGACAGTTGAGTATTCTATGCCCAATTTGTTACACTGTCCAGCACAACTAGATGCGcaaatacacacacacacacaaaaaagaaagaaattgagtttgcTAGACACAGAACCAAGTGAAAACGCGCAAGGGAAAAAATGCATGACTTCAACAGTCCTCTTTTGATTATTTAAACAAACTATAGAATCAAACTAGGGGTAGGTCAAAGCTTTAAAGCATTTGATATTAGCCTTCCTCATCCTCCTTCGCCCCCAAAAcctccaaaaaaaaaagacacaATTATATTCTATATTTTGATTCCAAAACAAACAAGGACAAACATAGGACAAACATTTTATTGAGAGtggtaaagaagaagaaaatttcATTGAAGCTGCTTGTAGTCAGtagaattttaaattgattgatATGATAAAGAAGTCAAATGAATAAAATCATCCATGATCAGATAACTTATAATTCAATAAAACACCGGTAGCTTATCTTTGGCACAATTGAGAACATTGCCTAATTGGGTATTTGCactagccaaaaaaaaaaaaatgcaaatgtCATATTTGTACTTTGCCTTCATTGAATTGCTTGCATGGGCAGACACTTGAACAAACATGATGAATGATACATGCAAAGAAAACAAAAGGAACAAATTGTACAAAAACGAGAGGCAATAGCAGAACCTCATCGTCTTTGAAGAGTTCAAGTTCACAAAGACTGCAATATATGAGTTGATGGCTCTCTTGCAGCTGTCCTTGCTTACAGATGGGACACCAAGTTTCCTTGTGCACCTAGCAACAACAGAAAACTTTgcaattttatttctattaggCTAGAAGGACAATTGCAACAAACTCTCTTCTGTCATTTTGACACGTGGAGAAGATACTGTTTATCCCACTTTTCCCCTTGGTCATAATTGGCTCCTTGAAATTCAACTTAATTGGTTCCCCTTAATCAATTCAGCTTTTTATACCAACCTAGGCAAGTGCAGGAAGCTTTATTCATCTGGTAAACTTTCATGGCTTAGCAGACAAGCTTGAAATGCAAATTTAAAGCTTTGAAGAAAGCAGATAGAGAAGGCCCACTCATTGGAACCATGTGTGGGGATGCATTCATTTAGGTATAAGTACACTACCATTGTTGAtattaaatgaaatatattCTCACATTTACACATATATCAAATTCAAATGagcttttgcattttaattcacTCTATTACACAATCAAACTA
This genomic interval from Manihot esculenta cultivar AM560-2 chromosome 12, M.esculenta_v8, whole genome shotgun sequence contains the following:
- the LOC110627692 gene encoding auxilin-related protein 2, whose translation is MDDFPGLLAQDLGFKPQGKSAPMAPSRNSNTNTFSSLNFGIGSTAPAHSRSSSGANKSAPVFDDHDYDRGKSDGLLFNDVFGGPPKYAESRGGGDGRINSSSSAFGYDSIFKDQNAKYSSLPVYDKPVYDDDIFDGLPGLKSSSVGPQSAKFDDVFSSIGPASSTKLRAQSNSSPFDDLLGNLGKKETESKRETPKVDKDSATFDDLLPGFGRSSSPSISRSTSESSRSQKPSSDSSRTASSMMEDPFVVLESTSTHATSSSRLHVDPLEEIGKFSSSGNTKVDNSSVNMGVFDDMDSFDNLGKSVPPVSPGVNRRGKDRSPIRTGSSMGGTYSSAHEEPVDENPVDEAEGRSQKKIPKDDFQESHETLFDMPRVGQNVSSPSYVNASSNGVSSPPRYEDIATSPDDVWLTVSEVPLFTQPTSAPPPSRPPPPRPPRFPKSETGSFSSRNSRKKVNEYSTSYSESPRSAYAARSSAASQIDELEDFAMGRTRSNVSEHADVLYGEDVDANASSAAASAAAMKEAMDKAEAKFRQMREREYLKAARSRETGQLDKEMLEAQHRELKERQERQQREREEEEREQRRLEKEREREEKEREQRRLERERERAREIEREREKARQAVERATREARERAAVEARLRAERAAVEKVSAEARERAERAAVQRAQAEARERAAADARERAEKAAAEARERANAEARERAAVARAEADARQRAERAAVERAAAEARERAAAEARERAAAAARANQQKTDNQQRNDNDLESFFSSRASSAPRPRATSSDPFFDTQSKGGSEAAKRTSVGAVSSMKKASSVANIDDDLSSIFGAPATSGEFQQVEGETEERRRARWERHQRTQERAAKALAEKNQRDLQAQMEQAERHRIAETLDVEIKRWAAGKEGNLRALLSTLQYVLWPECGWQPVSLTDLITAAAVKKVYRKATLCIHPDKVQQKGANLQQKYIAEKVFDLLKEAWNKFNSEELF